aatgatcccaaacacgGCCAAGGAAagtcaaatggtttcagagaaagaaaataaagctgcgagaatggccaagccaatcacctgagctgaatccaatagaaaataagaactaaataTCAGAGCTGATACACAAGACCCACAGAGGTGATTTCTGTTGCATTTATCAAGATTTGAATACTTTGTTGGCGTACCTAAATAAATCACACCTGAGTGATACATGTGACTCAATTCTCCATACATTAGGTGTCTTAAAGCGGTCATTAACAAAAAGCTCTTTATACAAACAATCCAatgcatttcagtagttcagtattttCTCCTTGTCATTCCATTATCACacaacatatttttaattttacaaatttcttgatttgttttgtttatgtttgtgagttgtgggtttttaccaaaatctggttcaattttaTGCCAACAGCTCCTTAGGAAAGAAATTTACCAGTGGAAAAAAATCAGTACTTATTTTACCTGCTATTACTGCCATCAAGGCATTTCCTGATTTTGTAATGTTTCTGAATTCATTCATGCTTTTTAAattgaatattatatataaattgtattatttattttttttttttttaatagtgagaTTAATTTAAAGAAGGCTCCAGGGAATAAGCTCACCAAGTCAGCCTCTCTGCCTGGGCAAAATGGAAATCCAACTTTTGCTGCTGTGGCAGCTGGTTACGATAAAAGCCCTGGTGAGTTTAACTATTGATCATTGATGACTATGAATAAACTTTGATCTATTAGTGCACGGATCTGGAATTATAAGTCTGACATGGTTTACTGTTATTTTAACTGATATTTATTTCCCCTTGGCACACATTTACATGGGAATGTTTTACGAGTTGTGTGCTCTTGTTTTCACAGGTGGCAGTGGCTGTGCTAGTAAATCTGACAGTCTGGGGAAGGTGACACTGCCTCACATGACATCAGTGGAGAGTGACGGATCTGACAGGTGCAGTGCCTTCATAAAACATCACTTCTTCTTGTTATCTGTTCATTTACAAGTATAGTTAAAATGTCATTGTTAATCTTTTAGCTCTGGACTCTGGAGCCCAGTAGACTCCACCAGCAGCCCCAGTTTTAACCAAGTTAATGCTTTCTCTGCTTTTGGACCAAACAACCCACTCAACCTCTCTGGAGGTATGCAAAAacaagactttttaaaaataaaatgtttgcagtGCCAAAGGATACAATATCATGGTTATTCTCTGTATTAGTTTTCAGAGGCATGACTGTTCCCAAGAGTTCAGAGGCCCAGCAGAGTTGGCCTGAGTACACTCCAGTGTCTCCATCCATCTGGGATACAGAGACTGATAATTCCTGGACCACCAGCACCGGATCCCCAGCCACTCCAACAACTGTAAGAAACCTTCTGTAtgtttgttcattaattaattgatttatttgatttgattgattgattgattgattgattgattgattgattgtcaaATTACCTTCTGTCACAGAAATAGACATCTTTAATCCAATACTCGGAAATTAATACTTATATCATGGTGCATGTACTGCATCCCCCCTGCCCCATGTTGTTTCTAAACCCATCAGAGTGAGCAAGGGTGTAGTACATTTGCAGGAGTTGTTCAATAGtgaagtcactttggataaaaaaaacatcctttgcttaaaacatcttttaattcaggctttaactaaaaaaaaaaagttgatacaCCTCCATGTCTATTTGATGTGTGAGAACAAACAGTTATGACTCTCAAGCTCTTTACGTTATTAAGAGAAATGTTACAAGAATGAAACATTATTGGTTCTCTCATGTCAAGCAAGTATGTTTAAACTCCTGTGACTGATTTTGAATATTGTAAACATTTTACTCAGTTTTATAAAGTGACAAACATAATCACTTATGATACATCAcattgcagatttttttataaGGACCTGTATAATGACTAATGAAATATAAGCTTTTGtttgaaaaatgacattttagagcaTAGTGTGTGTTCATAAAACTTAAATGAATTGTCAGTTTTATGAAGTGATATGTGCTgtatattagtggtgtaacggatcacaaatctcccAGATTGGATCACTCTATGGTTATTGAGTCACAGGCCAGACCAGTTTTTGCATCTGCAAAAGAgtagacaaatgtcatttgctttccatttattacaaaaacagtaatgCAAAGAAACCTTTGGTTTAAACAGACATGAATTAGAACCTGTAATTACAATTACATgctaataaaaatcaagaaataaccagctgaataataaaaagtaaaatatttcatACTGTGAAGATCTGccctactgttgctgataatgctaaatgtattataattataatctTCTATAATATTATACTTATTTTTTCAGTCTCATTTTCAATTAACAATTCAATAATTCACTTTTAAAACTGTTTCATTACTTGATGTATCGTTTTTAAAGAACTATTCAGTGACATTTTTGTTGGTTGTTTGTCATCACCTATTGGATAAACgatgtaattgctacaactttCAACACCGTCAAGATGCAttaaacggtgattttaatctttaccataaacatcaatgtttaaatctgaattataaaaatgataaaccaTTTACTTGTGTGTTATTGGATTGCTTGTAACTGTTGAAATGTGTAAAAACTCCATCTCTCTCGaccaaacgcagatttgaatgtaGTGCATTGAAGGATTatgttgagtgtgtgtttgaaatgAGATCAagatcttttattatttaattgtgcgTCTATACACTAAATGCAATAATGAAGGCTAAACTAGTAgtaacagaaaacacctttaataatctaataaaagcCTTTGGATGCCTCCACAGCTACTTctgtcattattatattttacaggaaagccaaaatgctttcaaacATGATTTAAATGACATGGGGGTTCCGAACTGTTTGTTGTAAAATGTACAGACCAAACATCAACCATGATCCGTTACACCGCTATTGTATATAATCACTTACCGATTATCTTATAATAATGAATATGCTGACTGTATAGTAGTATATTTCTTTAGGTGAGTAGTGTAGTTTAAAAGGTAGTTCTGTGAGATGatatttctctctttctctccaatTTTAGTCCATTTTGGGGAGTGCGCGCAGTCCTTGGTCTTTCAGCAGGTCCATCTGGTCCACTGGCAACGACTCCACTCTTCACTCCTTCAGTCCTCCTGCATCATCCACCCTCCCTGACCTGGTCAGTCACACTGCACCTCCTACACCTGCGCCAAACGACATGGGCCGCACCTACAACCCCTGGAGTATGGGCTGGTCTCCCTCCCTCAACCGCTGGAACTCTGAGCCCTGGCCAAACAGCCCAGACAACAACAATGGCATCTAAACCACAACTGCCCCAATGAGCTAAAGAAAACGCTGTggtttcttatattattttatttttcctggtttaacagtatgttgtacGCCAAGATCATTTTAATgattggtaaaaaaaacaaacaaaaaaaacttggaATTCTGGTGGTGCAAAGTTCCACTGGAAATCCATTGTTCCAAGTCCCATTTAAAATCCAGACATATTTATTTTAGACTGTCCAAAATTGCCTTAAGTTCAATTTTTAACTGAACGAAAGATTAAAAACATTGGATAAATTCTATTGCCCTTGTAGGGGGTTTTTCTTTATGGTTTTAGAGATTCCTGTTTTGAGTAATACTGCATTATTTGGAATTAAAGTATGTGGTGcagtattaatgtattaaaatgcaAGATGCAGTGTTACTCACCCTTAAAATAAGCACTTTGCGTAAAACCCCACTCTTACAGTTCTGTTATCTTGGTTTAAGatgatttaatgcatttttaaagcattttctggCCACATTTCTTGGTTGATTTAATGTTCAGAAAGATTCAAGCGGCTGCTAAGACTACGATTACCATTGATTTGAACCCCTCTAAGTCAAAGCCAAATCGTTAAAGCATTGAGAATTAGAGATTTTTTATGTTCTTTTAATTGGCCTTCGCTTAAAGCGAAAAGCTTCATTTGCGGAAATTGGCTTTTTAATTTGAGGGAGCTTAAAGAACTTGAAATATGTTCATCATTTGTCACTTTAAGAGTGAACGTTTGGTCACATTGGTTGAAATAAACATATCAGGCTGGAATACTGACTtctctttttatttctctttCAATAGGTTTCATTCACTCAGATGtgaatgtcatcatttactcactcttttcaTCTTCAGAATACAATTGAAGCCATTGCAAAAAATTTTGGCTGAAAaataaatccaattattaaatacAACCAAAAAACGTTCGTTTAAATCAAGCAGTTTatttaagtctctttttttttttacattttaagcatttatcaaatgattcatatatatatatacatattgtgGTGTCTGTGACTATTCAAATAATACTTTGGAATGATATGAGGTGAGTGAATGATGATAATTCTTTtaactgtaactgtactgtgtgtgAGTGACAGATATTTTGATTTGCatgtacagaattattagcccccctttgaatctttttttaagtatttcctaaatgatgtttaacagagcaaggaaattttcacagtatgtctgataatatttttttcttctggagaaagtcttatttgttttatttcggctagaataaacgcagtttttaattttttaaaggccattttaaggtcaaaattattagcccctttaagctatatattttttgatagtcaacagaacaaatcatcaatatacaataacttgcctaattaccctaacctgcctagttaacctaattaagcctttaaatgtcaccttaagctgtatagaagtgtcttgaaaaatatctagtcaaatattatttactgtcatcatggcaaagataaaataaatcagttattagaaatgagttattaaagctattatgtttagaaatgtgttgaaaaaatcctctctccgttaaacagaaattctgcAAAgagtaaacagggggctaataattctgacttcaactgtgtattcgTCTCCAAAAACAAGCAAGTTCCATTGACTTGCTTCATATGAACCAACAAAGATggcagtttcagctaaaaacctTTAATGTTTTACAGAATTGTTAGCACATTAACAgcaagttttcattttcagcGGACATCTGAAGATCGAAATATTGGAATACAAAAGCACAGCAATGAGCTTTATTTCTATGCTATTTGAAAAGAAGCATTGAGCATCGAGCTGAACTTTTTAAGGTCACACGTCCTCATCACAAAAGCAAGATGGCCTTTCTTAAGTGTATTGGCTGCGTCCACAATCATCATGCCTCGTCCCAGTTCACCCCGTACCTCCACACGTACAGCACACCGTAAACTCTCTGTGATCACACTGCTGTCCAGACAGGCTGCCACGGCGAAGGCATCATAGGGGACAAACCCTTGCCCGAAGAGCACGTCCTTGTTGTTGCTGGAGTTAAAATCTCTTGAATAGGCCCAGCACTTGGACGTGATCTTCTTTATGAATTGAGCAACTGATGTTTTCTGATTAACCAGTTCCTCAAAATACTCCTGGAAAAATACGAAGCTCAAAATTTAGATGGTGTGTTCACATTTGAATAGATTTTTCCCATGATGGATGGCTCTTACCCAAGATAGTTTGTTTCTGCAAGTAAACTCCCAGGTTGCGATGTGTGTCGGGCAGGTGTATTCCTCCAAGACTACATAAGCTGATTCAGCATCCATCCTGAAATTAAACTCTGACGATGGCGTCATATTCCCCTTGCCTGGAAGATAAACAGGGGCCAGTTTGCATAGATGAAGCTGTTTGTTAAGAGTTCTGACCTGTGCTTCTTGGCTCTGACTTGGTTTTTAATACATAATCACTAATGAGTACAGAACAGTTTGTTACTCATTCAAGGTGTCCAGTTTTAACAGAGCAGATTGTTTTCTTACCTTCCATGTTACCGCCCATTACATACAGGTCCTTGAGTTTCTGAGGGAGGCCGGGATCTAATCTAACAGCCAAAGCCAAGTTGGTGAGGGGACCAAGAGCTATGAGAGATACCTGTGTGTCAGTGAACAGACAAGTGCATACCATAGTCATCCACAAGAGGGCACAACACAGGAGAAAAGGTCATGTTCATTTCTTTTCAAATGTTCTCCGTCAATGCTTCTCAACCTTTTTTTGATGCGTCTTATTAATATTTACCATCATCACCATTAAACTCTAGAATAAGACATCTATTAAATGCACATGGCAGCATCATAAATATTTCATTCAAACGACAACTTAATCTATTCCGCTATCATCTTAACCCCTGTGAACAAACCTGGACCCCGTCTTCTCTCCTCCTCTTCACCACAACCCTGGCCCGTAGCCAGTGGGGGTTGGGTGGTTAGAAAGACTCACCTCcccactgacaaagtccagagTTTGGCCACTATATGAGCACATTAGttccatttttgacagtatgccatcattaattgtgaaaataaccaattgAAGAAGGGTTAAGACAAAGGATTAAGACAAATTACAATTTTTCTTATTCAAATttgcaaattctgactgaggaaatgagctggccagtttgttatttgttattttatatgagtagtaagtattacgctgtgaaaagctgaagCATTaacatctaatttgtggatgtgtgtgtaaacgtaacattctgtagtgcgtttagttatgtcacaatgtcataagacattaatataagattagatttaggttgtgatgtcaggtgaccaaaattcaaattcaaagcttctaaggacaaagttattttgatgtctaataatgctgtcaaatgacgttgattttaggttgttttacaaagtgaccaaaatccaatgttgagccaacatcttaaaccaacgtcatattaacgtcaaatactgacatttatttgtccggtatggcaaccaaaatccaacatctgctagacgtcatagtggtaacgtccacacaacattaaGTTGTAACATCATTTGATGTTGATTTAAAGGATGGACGTTGGAGATTCACATCCGCCTGAAGTTCAGCACCTTTAATAATTGAGCACTGTCACATGTTAGAATAATTTCTTAAAGTTcatatgacactgaagactggaatgATGGTTTGTAAAAGTTCTTTGTTGCAAGTTATTCAAAGTTTTACACCAAGTTTTTGCTGTATTCTTGATTAATTAAATCTATCCTTGGTGAGTAgataagactttttaaattttttgtaaatcatttaaaatatgaattattatagttttttgacTTACCTATTTTTAACTAAGTAATTTgtcatatttttataaaaattatttaatatatttttttgtactgTGTAAagcttaatatttaaaatgtttttaatatatgccttgcgtctccattggaaataacaaacttgcgtacCAAAAAATGTGTTATGTAAATGGCCCCTAATATAGTTTTGGCCATTTGTTAggctttttaaatgaatgcacAATGTTTATTTCCATTTAATATTTCTAGAGTTTTTAAAAGCTCAATAACAATTTCGCTTTTGCGTGATCCAGTCTTATGAtctgaacaaaaactgaagtTTGAATGGAAACTTAAATCCAATTTCTGATAGCAGATAGTTCTTATTGAAAGGCAGAAATGCAGAAAGAAATGTGCTTAATGCTGGAAGAACCTGAGGTCTTTCAAGGTTTTTAATCATCAAAATAGTATCCGTTTCATTTGAAATTGTGAGTAGAGTGACTAAACTAGGGTCACCAAATAAACCATTTGGCTGACCCCTAATGGGTGTCTCGATCCCTAAGTTGTTAACCATGGTTttatattgtgtgtttgttttttttaattaatttttttgtatttatttttgggcTTTATCAATACAAACTAACATATCTTAATTGGTATATTGTGTATGTAGCATTGCATGCAGCCTTGCATAGATCTAACACATTCCATCATTTATCCACAGATAATTCCACCTGGAGGCAACACCTCATTTGATGTGGTGTTTCTAGCTAGAGTAGTAGGGAATGTAGAAAATACCTTATTTATTAACACATCGCATCATGGAGTGTTTACATACCAGGTACATTccacacactcaaaagtattcTATACTGTACCTGTAAATGCAGTGATCTCATGGTTTTTGGTCAGAGGATTTGACTGTTACTTGATTTCAGGTGTTTGGTGTGGGCATCCCCAATCCCTATAGACTCAGGCCCTTTGTAGGGGCTAGAGTTCCAGTAAATAGCAGCTTCTCACCACTCATAAGCATCTTCAACCCGCACAGTGAACCACTGCAGGTACGCAAAAACCGCTCAGTGTTGTGCTATTAAATCATCTTTTCTTTTACTAATtcttctacttatttaaaactgaTGTTTTATGGATTCAGGTTGTAGAGATGTACACCAGTGGAGGAGACCTACATTTAGAGCTGCCTACTGGACAGCAGGGTGGCACCAAAAAATTATGGGTGAGCAGAACTTTTTATTCACACTCCACTGTGCTCATTACTGTAAAACACTGGCTTCATTCTCATGTGCTGAATTTCCTTGATTATAGGAGATCGCTCCTTTTGAGACGAAGGGTGTGATGAGAGCTAGCTTCTCCTCTCGAGACGCTGACAACCACACAGCTTTcatcagaataaaaacaaatgcgTCCAACGAGGACGAGTTTATCATCCTCCCCGTGGAGGTTGAAGTCACCACAGGTCAGTTGAGATCACTCCTTTGATGCCgtcttttaaatgttattataaaacTGATTCATTTGTTTTGTGTCTTTCTAGCACCTGGAATATACTCCTCCACAGAGATGCTGGACTTTGGTACACTTCGATCACAAGGTTTGCCTTCTCCACTGCATTTAATGGCTGTAAATAGTTAGAAACTGTTTGCCAGGATACTTcaactgttttaaaaaattctaacaaCTTCCATTTTTACAGATCGACCAAAACAACTGAATTTGCATCTGTTAAATTCAGGAGCAAAAGATGTTTCGATCATGGTAAGTTGTTTGGCTTAAGATTGGAACACCCCAAGCTGATCCCAAAGAACTAGCGGCAAAAAAACTGATTGTGTTGTCAAAGTTGCATGTGAGCACACCAAACAGACAACAGGCGACTGAAATGAGAATGTACATTCTGCGCCTGTTTAAGAGGATGTATCTTTCCATATTCGCAGGTGTCCGTAACCCCTTTCAGACATACGCTTATTAAAAAGGGCTCacgtgtgaacaggccctttttgtaaataccggtaaattcgttcagGTAATgttctggaaagagaagttgtaacattagcggtggtttgctggaatgctgctctgtgtgaacgctgaagaaaaattcatgtttagaacAAGCTGACATAAGATGTCTACTCCAGTCAATCAGagcattcagacgcattcacatctgcgctgcttgtaaaaaaaaataaaagcttctTTTCTAGACACATTTTGCTGCTAGTTGGAGGTCAGATAATGGTTCTTTGTTCATTattaatgtggaaaaaaaattatcaattaaATTCTTATGAAAAGCTGCTGTAAGTTTACCTGCAAACCCTGCGTTCAGCAGCATTGCGCTCGTGTATGTGGAGTGCTTCAGTGTGTGCTAGCACACAAACAAATGTTCATCtcaacatgcgaaagtgttcctccatatgtttacagtgaagttgttcacaatacttatccatccacagaacatgtaatgtagtcaaatgtgtaaacatttagctgcggttctgCCCTTGGATGTATTTGGGACAAAAGcagctaaagctttaaataagtgaaaccatcaacaaaaaagCCTGATAGAGGccgtttctggttaatgatgtcagaatttactggtattttgaatggatgtgtgaatggtcttttccggaataattccggaacgtccttgcttgtgtgaacagcactttttttgaATCTACTGGTAAAGTCGTTCcagaaattttctggatatttaccggtatcactctGTGAAAGGGGGAAGTATCTGTATTGTTCTACAATAGAAAACAaaaactagtgctgcacacatacaaaccacAAATCAGCATTTATGTGCCATTTCCAGAGTATTTCTCGCTCACCACAGAGGGGTATACCTGTGCAAATGTGTCTGAGAATCTGgcatttttgagatttaagaaaTGTGACAAAATGTCAGCCAGCGGCTTTGTGTTCCCTTATGACTTTTGCTTAATTTTGTCACTTTGGTTTGTGTTCTCGTTCTCTGATTGGCTTTTACCAACGCTAATGCttattctacatgctgaatcaggaAAACTCCCTTCAACATGAGCTCGATGAGTCAAcgtgttgaacacacacacacacacacacacacacacacacacacacaaa
Above is a window of Danio aesculapii chromosome 6, fDanAes4.1, whole genome shotgun sequence DNA encoding:
- the LOC130230116 gene encoding inosine-uridine preferring nucleoside hydrolase-like, coding for MTMVCTCLFTDTQVSLIALGPLTNLALAVRLDPGLPQKLKDLYVMGGNMEGKGNMTPSSEFNFRMDAESAYVVLEEYTCPTHIATWEFTCRNKLSWEYFEELVNQKTSVAQFIKKITSKCWAYSRDFNSSNNKDVLFGQGFVPYDAFAVAACLDSSVITESLRCAVRVEVRGELGRGMMIVDAANTLKKGHLAFVMRTCDLKKFSSMLNASFQIA